The genomic stretch CGCCGGCCACGCTGGCGAAGCGCTGGTTCGCGACCTGCGTCGTTCCGGCACGTATCAGCCGGTCGGTTTCCTCGACGATGCCGTCCGCCTGCGCGGCAGCAAGGTCCAGGGCGTTCCAGTGCTCGGCCGCGTACAGGACGTCGCGGAGATCGCGCGCGAAACCGCTGCCAAGCTGCTCGTGATCGCCATGCCGTCGGCCGATGCGAATGCGCTGCAGCGCGTCGTCGTGTCCTGCGAGCGCACCGGGCTGCCGTTCCGCATGGTGCCCAAGCTGCAGGACGTGCTCGAAGGGCGTTCGCTGCCCGGCGAACTGAAGGAAGTGGCGATCGAGGACCTGCTCGGCCGCAAGCCGGTGCTGCCCGACTGGAAGGCGATCCGCAGTTGGCTCGGCGCGCGCTCGGTGCTGGTGACCGGCGCCGGTGGGTCCATCGGTTCAGAGCTGTGCCGCCAGTGTGCCCGTCACGGTGCGCGCCGCATCACCCTGATCGAAGTCGACGAGCTTGCGCTCACCACCACCGAAGCCGCGCTCAAGCGCGATTTCCCGGACGTGGAATACATCTCCGTCCTGGGCGATTGCGGCGACCCGGCCGTCATCGCGCACGCGCTCAAGCGCGCCGAGCCGGACGCCGTCTTCCATGCAGCGGCCTACAAGCAGGTGCCGCTGCTCGAGCTGCAGCTTCGCGAAGCCGTGCGCAACAACTCGCTCGCGACGGAAACCGTCGCCCGCGCGTGCTGTCTTGCCGACGTGGGCACCTTCGTCCTGATCTCCACCGACAAGGCGGTCGACCCGGTCAACGTGCTCGGCGCCACCAAGCGACTGGCCGAAATGGCCTGCCAGGCGCTGGCCGGCCAGTTCGCCACGCGCTTCGTCACGGTGCGATTCGGCAACGTGCTGGATTCAGCCGGCAGCGTCGTGCCGCTGTTCCGCGAGCAGATCCGCGCCGGCGGCCCGGTGACGGTCACGGACCCGGAGGTCACGCGCTTCTTCATGACCATCCCGGAAGCCTGCCAGCTGATCCTGCAGGCGTCCGCACTCGGCACGCACGAGGCCATCTACACGCTCGACATGGGCGAGCCCGTACCGATCAGGCTGCTTGCCGAGCAGATGATCCGCCTGGCGGGCAAGCAGCCGGGCCGCGACATCGCGGTGGTCTACACCGGCCTGCGCCCCGGCGAGAAGCTGCACGAGACGCTCTTTCACGCGGACGAGCGCTATCGCCAGACCACGCACCCGAAGATCCTCCAGGCCGAGCCGCGTGAAGTGGTCGTCTCCCACCTGGAAAGCTCGCTCGGACAGTTGCGCGAGGCCAGCGGCCGCTACGACCTGGAGCAGTTGAACCAGCTGTTGCGGACGGCCGTCCCTGAATTCCAGCCCGTGGGTACACATCCGGATTACCAGGAATCGGCGACAGTGGTGGCCTTTCCCGCACGCAACGCCAGGAAGGTTTGATGTCCGCACGAATCCGCAAGGCCGTTTTCCCCGTCGCCGGCCTCGGCACCCGCTTTCTCCCCGCCACCAAGACCGTCCCGAAGGAAATGCTGCCGATCATCGATCGGCCGCTGATCCAGTACGCCGTGGACGAAGCCATCGAAGCCGGCTGCGACACGCTCGTGTTCGTCACCAACCGCTACAAGCACGCGGTCGCCGATTACTTCGACAAGGCGTACGAGCTGGAGCAGAAGCTCGAGCGCGCCGGCAAGAACGAACAGCTTGAGCTGGTGCGAAACGTACTCCCGGAAGGCGTTCGCGCCGTCTTCGTCACCCAGGCCGAAGCGTTGGGCCTCGGCCATGCCGTGTTGTGCGCGAAGGCCGTGATCGGCGATGAGCCGTTCGCTGTACTCCTGCCCGACGACCTCATCTGGAACCGCGGTCCCGGCGCGCTGAAGCAGATGGCCGACGCCGCCGAAGCCACCGGCGCCAGCATGATCGCCGTCCAGGACGTGCCGCGCGAACAGACGGCGAGCTACGGCATCGTGGCGACCGAAAACTTCGAGAAGCGCCAAGGTCGCATCCGCGCCATCGTCGAAAAGCCCAAGCCCGAAGTCGCGCCGAGCAACCTCGCCGTCGTCGGCCGTTACGTGCTCAATCCGCGCATCTTCTCGCTGCTGGAGTCGACCACGCCGGGCGCGGGTGGCGAAATTCAGCTGACCGATGCGATCGCATCGCTGCTGGAGGAGGAGGCCGTCAACGCCTACCGCTTCCAGGGCACGCGTTTCGACTGCGGCACGCACATCGGCCTGATCGAGGCGACCATCCGGTACGCGCTCGACCACGAGAAGCTCAGCGATTCCGCACGCCAGTTGATGCAGAACGCGCTGGCCGAACTGGGCGTCGAAGAGCTGAACTGACGTCGGAACGCCGGCCCCGCCGGGCGGACGACCGGCGTCGGTACCGCGCCGATGACTCGACGACGTGGCGGTCTCGCGTCCGCCGCGGTAGGTTCGCGGGATGACCGGTCTGGATTCCAATTACTACCTTGCGACCGTCCCCGAGCGTGAGCTCGGGTTCGGTCCGCTGCGCGGCCCGGTGGCGGCGAGCGTCTGCATAGTGGGCGGCGGCTTTGCCGGACTCAACGCCGCGCTGGGCATGGCCGAGCGCGGTGTCCGCGATGTGGTGCTGCTGGAATCGCAGCGGGTCGGGTTCGGTGCGTCGGGACGCAACGGCGGCTTCGTGTTCGGCGGCTTCTCGCGTGGCGAGGAGAGCCTGCTGCACGATCTTGGACCGGATCGGGCCCGCGACCTCTATTCCGGCACGACGGGCGCGGTCGAACTCATCCGCGCGCGTACGCAGCGCTACGAGATCGACTGCGATCGCGTCGACGCCGGTGTGATCTGGGCCAACTGGTTCCGCGATCCGCAGGTACTAATCGAGCGCCAGCAGTTGCTCGAACGGAGCTTCGGCGCCCATTGGCAATGGATGCCCCGCGAGCGCCTGCGTTCCCTGGTCCACACGCGGCGCTATCACGACGGCCTCTTCGAGCCGGACGCCTTCCATTTCCATCCCCTGAAATACGCGCGCGGCATCGCGCGTGCCGCGATGGCGCAGGGCATCGGCATCCACGAACAGACGCCTGCCGTCGCGCTGGAACGCGCCGGCAGGGGCTGGCGCGTTCGCACGCCCGAGGGCGTGGTCGAGGCCGATCAGGTCGTGCTCGCGTGCGGCGGGTATCTCGCCGGTCTGCGCAGCGAAGTCGATGCGGGCGTGTTGCCGATCGCCACCTACGTGATGGTCACGCAGCCGTTGGGCGCGCGGCTGGACGAGGTCATGAGCACGCGCGCGGCCGTGTACGACACGCGATTCGCTTTCGATTACTACCGCCCGCTGCCCGACACCCGGTTGCTGTGGGGTGGGCGCATCTCGGTGCTCGACCGGTCGCCGGCCGAGGTCGAAACGGTGCTGTATCGCGACATGTTGAAGGTGTTCCCGCAGCTGGACGGCGTTCGCATCGACCACGCATGGTCCGGACTGATGAGCTACGCGCGTCACCAGATGCCGCAGATCGGTGCCATCGATGATGGACTGTGGCTGGCGCAGGCATTCGGCGGGCACGGCGTCGCACCGACGACGTTCGCCGGCGAGCTGTTGGCGAGCGCCATCGCGGACGGGGACATGCGCTGGCGCGAACTGAGTGGCTACGGCCTGGTCTCGGCGATCAAACCGGTCGGCTTCGTCGGTGCGCAGTTGAGCTACTGGTGGGCCGAGCTCAGGGACGACTGGAAGGACCGAATGGAACGCAGTTGGGGACAGGCGAGGGAAGAATGACCGACACGATCAGCTGGGCCGATTTCGAGAAGGTGATGCTCTGCGCCGGCACGGTGCAGCGCGTGGAGGAATTCCCCGAGGCGCGAAAGCCGGCGTGGAAGCTGTGGGTCGATTTCGGCCCGCACGGCGTGCGCAAGACCAGTGCGCAGGTGAAGCGTCTGTACGCCGCCGACGAACTCGTCGGGCGGCAGATCGTGGGCGTGATCAACTTCCCGCCGAAACAGGTCGGGCCCTTCATTTCGGAGTTCCTGTTGACCGGGTTTCCGACGGAGGAGGGCGTGGTGATCACCACGATCGAGCGACCCGTGCCCAACGGAACGCGCATGGCCTGACATCGCACCCAGCTCGCAAACGAAGAGGCGGCCATCCGGCCGCCTCTTTCGTTGGTGCACGGCTTACTGCGCCGGCGTCACACGGGCTTCCTCGCCCTGGCCCTGGATGAAGACCTTCTGTCCTACGCGCAGATTGGTTGGTTCCTGCGTGACCGAGACGAGCACGCCGTTGTTCAGACGCACGATGATGTCCTGGCCCGGAGTGGGCGCCTGGTTGCGCCGCTGCACCGTATTGCCCGTCACCGCACCACCGATCGTGCCAAGCACCATCGCGACATCGCGACCGGTACCGCCGCCGATCAGGCTGCCCACGCCCAGGCCGAGCGCGCCGCCGACCACTGCCCCTAGGCCTCGCGTCTTGGTATTGGAAATTTGTACGTCGGTGATCTGTTCGATCACGCCCGAACGTACTTCCACGGCGCCCTGCATCGAACCGGGTGTCGTGGTCTGGCAGGCGGCTACCAACAACGTGATCAACGCCAGCAACGGACCGGCGAGTTTGCGCAGGGACATGAGCGTTCTCCTTGTCGAGGGTTTCGAACGAACCGGGAACGAACAAGGGCATCGCTGACGGTGGACGTGCCGACGCCCCGCGCCGGCGAATGCGAACACGTCCGGCGCCGCTGCGATGCTGTGCTCAGCTGCGCGACAGGGACGTGAAATCGGCGAGAAGGCGAGGGCCGTCCGCAATGAAGAAGGGCAGCCCGAAGGCTGCCCTTTTCTTGGAGCTCTTGGAGGCGGCGG from Lysobacter auxotrophicus encodes the following:
- a CDS encoding glycine zipper 2TM domain-containing protein; its protein translation is MSLRKLAGPLLALITLLVAACQTTTPGSMQGAVEVRSGVIEQITDVQISNTKTRGLGAVVGGALGLGVGSLIGGGTGRDVAMVLGTIGGAVTGNTVQRRNQAPTPGQDIIVRLNNGVLVSVTQEPTNLRVGQKVFIQGQGEEARVTPAQ
- a CDS encoding polysaccharide biosynthesis protein, with protein sequence MSSWRDRWKSGLPRLAVVAHDLAMVWVVWQALHRLRWGIEANAPAIPLWSAEIALVLAAQGLVFWQVGLYRGLWRFAGVPDLWNILKASVLGLFAIVLGLFLYNRLSTVPRTVLVLYPLVLMGMLGAPRLLYRAWKDSRVESASKSSVRILILGAGHAGEALVRDLRRSGTYQPVGFLDDAVRLRGSKVQGVPVLGRVQDVAEIARETAAKLLVIAMPSADANALQRVVVSCERTGLPFRMVPKLQDVLEGRSLPGELKEVAIEDLLGRKPVLPDWKAIRSWLGARSVLVTGAGGSIGSELCRQCARHGARRITLIEVDELALTTTEAALKRDFPDVEYISVLGDCGDPAVIAHALKRAEPDAVFHAAAYKQVPLLELQLREAVRNNSLATETVARACCLADVGTFVLISTDKAVDPVNVLGATKRLAEMACQALAGQFATRFVTVRFGNVLDSAGSVVPLFREQIRAGGPVTVTDPEVTRFFMTIPEACQLILQASALGTHEAIYTLDMGEPVPIRLLAEQMIRLAGKQPGRDIAVVYTGLRPGEKLHETLFHADERYRQTTHPKILQAEPREVVVSHLESSLGQLREASGRYDLEQLNQLLRTAVPEFQPVGTHPDYQESATVVAFPARNARKV
- a CDS encoding tRNA-binding protein, with the translated sequence MTDTISWADFEKVMLCAGTVQRVEEFPEARKPAWKLWVDFGPHGVRKTSAQVKRLYAADELVGRQIVGVINFPPKQVGPFISEFLLTGFPTEEGVVITTIERPVPNGTRMA
- the galU gene encoding UTP--glucose-1-phosphate uridylyltransferase GalU, translating into MSARIRKAVFPVAGLGTRFLPATKTVPKEMLPIIDRPLIQYAVDEAIEAGCDTLVFVTNRYKHAVADYFDKAYELEQKLERAGKNEQLELVRNVLPEGVRAVFVTQAEALGLGHAVLCAKAVIGDEPFAVLLPDDLIWNRGPGALKQMADAAEATGASMIAVQDVPREQTASYGIVATENFEKRQGRIRAIVEKPKPEVAPSNLAVVGRYVLNPRIFSLLESTTPGAGGEIQLTDAIASLLEEEAVNAYRFQGTRFDCGTHIGLIEATIRYALDHEKLSDSARQLMQNALAELGVEELN
- a CDS encoding NAD(P)/FAD-dependent oxidoreductase, with the translated sequence MTGLDSNYYLATVPERELGFGPLRGPVAASVCIVGGGFAGLNAALGMAERGVRDVVLLESQRVGFGASGRNGGFVFGGFSRGEESLLHDLGPDRARDLYSGTTGAVELIRARTQRYEIDCDRVDAGVIWANWFRDPQVLIERQQLLERSFGAHWQWMPRERLRSLVHTRRYHDGLFEPDAFHFHPLKYARGIARAAMAQGIGIHEQTPAVALERAGRGWRVRTPEGVVEADQVVLACGGYLAGLRSEVDAGVLPIATYVMVTQPLGARLDEVMSTRAAVYDTRFAFDYYRPLPDTRLLWGGRISVLDRSPAEVETVLYRDMLKVFPQLDGVRIDHAWSGLMSYARHQMPQIGAIDDGLWLAQAFGGHGVAPTTFAGELLASAIADGDMRWRELSGYGLVSAIKPVGFVGAQLSYWWAELRDDWKDRMERSWGQAREE